A region from the Acyrthosiphon pisum isolate AL4f chromosome A1, pea_aphid_22Mar2018_4r6ur, whole genome shotgun sequence genome encodes:
- the LOC103309795 gene encoding protein ALP1-like, with protein sequence MVFRFLATGDTFGTIAFSYRVGEKSVRRIVYKTCEAIWKNLSPIYMSPPNQEQWQKIEEGFRTRWNFPNCVGSIDGKHVIINKPYHSGTLYFNYKKMCSLVLMAVVDAECRFIMVDVGGYTEKIAMGVFLPILTSVKGFEKKN encoded by the coding sequence atggtttttagatttttggctACTGGAGATACATTTGGCACAATTGCATTCAGCTATAGAGTAGGAGAAAAATCTGTACGAAGAATAGTATACAAAACCTGTGAAGCAATTTGGAAGAATCTTTCACCAATTTACATGAGTCCACCCAACCAAGAACAATGGCAGAAAATTGAAGAAGGGTTTAGAACTAGATGGAACTTTCCAAATTGTGTTGGGTCTATTGACGGTAAACATGTCATCATAAATAAGCCATATCATAGTGGCACCTTATActtcaactataaaaaaatgtgtagctTGGTGCTCATGGCAGTTGTTGACGCTGAATGCAGGTTTATTATGGTTGATGTCGGAGGATATACGGAAAAAATAGCGATGGGAGTATTTTTGCCAATTCTAACTTCGGTGAAAGGCttcgaaaagaaaaattaa